Genomic DNA from Sandaracinaceae bacterium:
CGACGTTGTTACTCTGCGTGAGCGGTGGGGTTGGAGGGGGAGACCGGGGGGATGGAGTCGGGCGCGACGCCGGCGGAGCGACGCTCCAGGACCCTGCTCGCCGTGTACATCGGGGCCGCGATCGTGCTGACCCTCGGCTACATGGCCTGGCCGACCGTCTTCCTCCCGGGCGGGGCGACGGGCGTGAACGTCGTCAACCGCTACGTCGTGCCCGGCGTCAGCGTCATGGTCGGCGCCGGGTTGCTGCTGCTCTTGATGCGCGGCCACACGATCGCGGTGGCGCGGGCCATGGTCGGCTTCACGCTCGTCAGCAACACGGCCGTGGTCATCGCGGCCGATCAGGATGGGCCGACCCAGACCGCAGTGTCCGTTGCGTTCATGGTCTACCCCGTGCTGTTCGCCGGCGTGTTCCTCAGCGCGCGCGAGACGCTCGTCACGTGGGTCGTCGCGGTGGTCCTGGCCATCATCGCGGTCAACGGCCGCGGCGTGCTGCTCCCCTCGCTCGAGGTGGTCGTCTTCCTGGGCGGCTTCGCGCTGCTCACCAGCTGGCTGCGCCAGCGTGATCTGTCGGACCAGCGCGTTCAGATGCAGCGCACCAACACGCTCCAGCGCCAGCTGCTCCTGTCCGACCGGCTCGCGAGCCTCGGGGTGATGGCGGCCGGCACCGCGCACGAGCTCGGCAACGCGCTGACCGTCCTGCGCTTCAGCCTCGAGAGCGCCTCCGACTCGACCGAGACCGACGCCGTCGAGGAGTCGATCGAGGCCGGGCAGAGCGCGACCGATCGCTTGGAGGAGCTCGTGTCGGACCTGCGGAGCCTCGGCCGCACGGACGTCTCGGCGTCCGTCACCTCCGACCCCGCCGACGCCGTGCGCTCGGCCGTGCGCCTCCTGCGCCCCACCATCCCCCAGGGCGTGACCTTGTCGGTCGAGACCGAGGAGGGCGTCCCGCGCGTGAAGGTCCCCTCCAGCCGCATGGGCCAGATCGTGCTCAACCTCGTCCGCAACGCGGTCGACGCGATGCCCCCCGAGCGCGCCGCGCCGACCATTCACGTCCGCGTCGCCAAGCGAGGCCGGGAGGTGATCCTCGAGGTCACCGACAACGCGAGCGGGATGCCGGAAGAGGTCCGCTCGGCTGCCACGACGCCGTTCTTCACGACCAAGCGCGAGGAGAAGGGCTCCGGGCTCGGGCTCCACGTCTGCACGACCATCGCCGAAGAGGCGGGCGGCCGCCTCGAGCTCGACTCGCTGGCCGGCCACGGCACCACCGTGCGCGCGTGCTTCCCCGCCTGCCCTTCGCCCAGCTGACGCCGCTCAGCCGTCGTAGGGTTCGACCATCGACGCGCGCTCGCGCAACGGCACCACGGTGCGCGCGTGCTTCCCCGCCTGCCCCTCACCGGGCTGACGCCGCTCAGCCGCCGTAGGGCTCGATCATCGACGCGCGCTCGCGCAGCCGCTCGATCACCGCCTCCACGTCGGCGTCGTCGAACGCCTCCTCGCTCAGCTGCACCCAGGCGCCCGAGGGGGCGACCAGGAAGCCCACGTGGTGATAGCCGCCGCCGCGGCCGCGGAGCGCCTCCGTCCCGAGGTCCGGCACCGGTGTCTCCTCCGCGAGCCGCGCGCGTTTGAAGTCGTAGCCGCCGCGGAAGTGATCCTCGTGCACGCTGATCGCGGCCACCGGCGACTCATCGCCGGGCGCCATGATCCGCAGCGTGCACACCTCGACGTCGGCGTCGGCCTCGCTCAGCTCGCCCGCCTCGAGCGACTGGCCGGCGAGCGCGCTCAGCTCCTCCACCGTCACGAGCTCCCGGCACTTCGAGAAGCGGCCGCCGATCCAGCCGTAGACGCCGAGCGGCCACGCGGCCAGCAGCGCCACCACCAACGTCACGAGCGCCGTCGCCCCGGCCACCAGCTCCACCGGCACCGGCTCGCCCCCGTGCACCGTGCCCGAGTCGAGGTCGATCTCGCCGCGCCGCAGCGTCACCACGCCGGCGAGCCCGAAGAGCAGGCCCAGCACCAGCCCGATCACGATCATGCGTAAGGGCAGGCGCGCGCCGCGGAACGCGCCGTCGTACATCGCGTAGGCCGTGAAA
This window encodes:
- a CDS encoding HAMP domain-containing sensor histidine kinase; translated protein: MGLEGETGGMESGATPAERRSRTLLAVYIGAAIVLTLGYMAWPTVFLPGGATGVNVVNRYVVPGVSVMVGAGLLLLLMRGHTIAVARAMVGFTLVSNTAVVIAADQDGPTQTAVSVAFMVYPVLFAGVFLSARETLVTWVVAVVLAIIAVNGRGVLLPSLEVVVFLGGFALLTSWLRQRDLSDQRVQMQRTNTLQRQLLLSDRLASLGVMAAGTAHELGNALTVLRFSLESASDSTETDAVEESIEAGQSATDRLEELVSDLRSLGRTDVSASVTSDPADAVRSAVRLLRPTIPQGVTLSVETEEGVPRVKVPSSRMGQIVLNLVRNAVDAMPPERAAPTIHVRVAKRGREVILEVTDNASGMPEEVRSAATTPFFTTKREEKGSGLGLHVCTTIAEEAGGRLELDSLAGHGTTVRACFPACPSPS